One window of the Haloarcula halobia genome contains the following:
- a CDS encoding stage II sporulation protein M yields MTDRIASTAGIYRRWVALYVPVAAVLLGASTAVGFLLGAAVPVESLPTAPDGGANPFVPSELTTTAIAVNNLTAMLVMLLGAVTLGIVSVFGLVLNGLLIGAVVGLALQELPVVVVLALLVPHGILEIPALLLVAAVGLRFGRLTVRYLRDREPELVTERRLREAGWLVALATGLILVAAYIEATITLQVAERVAGGAIGPVGR; encoded by the coding sequence ATGACCGACCGTATCGCGTCGACCGCCGGCATCTACCGGCGCTGGGTCGCCCTGTACGTCCCCGTCGCGGCAGTCCTGCTCGGGGCCAGCACCGCCGTCGGGTTCCTGCTGGGGGCCGCGGTCCCCGTCGAGTCGCTACCGACGGCACCCGACGGCGGTGCGAACCCGTTCGTGCCGAGCGAACTGACGACCACCGCCATCGCGGTGAACAACCTCACGGCGATGCTCGTCATGCTGCTCGGGGCCGTCACGCTTGGCATCGTCTCCGTGTTCGGCCTCGTCCTGAACGGCCTGCTCATCGGCGCGGTGGTGGGCCTGGCCCTCCAGGAACTGCCCGTCGTTGTGGTACTCGCCCTGCTGGTCCCCCACGGGATTCTCGAGATTCCGGCGCTCCTGCTCGTCGCGGCCGTCGGCCTGCGCTTTGGCAGGTTGACCGTCCGCTACCTGCGCGACCGGGAACCGGAACTCGTGACCGAGCGGCGACTCCGGGAGGCCGGGTGGCTCGTCGCCCTCGCGACGGGGCTAATCCTCGTTGCCGCGTACATCGAGGCGACCATCACGCTCCAGGTCGCCGAACGGGTCGCCGGTGGGGCCATCGGTCCTGTCGGGCGCTGA
- a CDS encoding phosphoadenosine phosphosulfate reductase family protein encodes MIDDFPDYLDVDYEDGEKQTATDYPAITDKIEKAIEVTKHGLEEYQNPVVMWTGGKDSTLTLYFVKEVADRFDLEVPPVVFIDHYQHFDELIEFVKHWADEWDLDVIWARNTDVGDYVDEHGLEPGDDIPIDALSEHNQHHVRNILEYEEDSFPFLLDTYVGNHLLKTVALNDTIEEYDVDGILSGIRWDEQESRADETFFSPRHNPDIYPPHDRIQPILQFAEADVWEAFWHFVVPDTVSGYPEEGYVPQGFDDLPEGIEQDDIPVSPKYFEGFRSLGSEVSTKKSDDDPAWLQDMANTTERAGRAQDKEDLMERLRDLGYM; translated from the coding sequence ATGATCGACGACTTCCCCGATTACCTCGACGTCGACTACGAGGACGGCGAGAAACAGACCGCCACAGATTACCCGGCGATCACCGACAAGATAGAGAAGGCAATCGAGGTCACCAAGCACGGCCTCGAGGAGTACCAGAACCCGGTCGTCATGTGGACCGGCGGGAAAGACTCGACGCTGACGCTGTACTTCGTCAAGGAGGTCGCCGACCGCTTCGACCTCGAGGTGCCCCCGGTCGTCTTCATCGACCACTACCAGCACTTCGACGAGCTCATCGAGTTCGTCAAGCACTGGGCCGACGAGTGGGACCTGGACGTCATCTGGGCGCGCAACACCGACGTCGGTGACTACGTCGACGAGCACGGCCTCGAACCGGGCGACGACATCCCCATCGACGCCCTCTCCGAGCACAACCAGCACCACGTGCGCAACATCTTGGAGTACGAGGAAGATTCCTTCCCGTTCCTGCTCGACACCTACGTCGGCAACCACCTGCTGAAGACCGTCGCGCTCAACGACACCATCGAGGAGTACGACGTCGACGGCATCCTCTCGGGGATCCGCTGGGACGAACAGGAGTCCCGCGCCGACGAGACGTTCTTCTCGCCGCGGCACAACCCCGACATCTACCCGCCCCACGACCGAATCCAGCCGATACTCCAGTTCGCCGAGGCCGACGTCTGGGAGGCCTTCTGGCACTTCGTCGTCCCCGACACCGTTTCCGGCTACCCCGAGGAAGGGTACGTCCCGCAGGGCTTCGACGACCTGCCCGAGGGCATCGAACAGGACGACATCCCGGTCTCCCCGAAGTACTTCGAGGGCTTTCGCTCGCTGGGCAGCGAGGTCTCGACGAAGAAGTCCGACGACGATCCCGCCTGGCTGCAGGACATGGCGAACACGACCGAGCGCGCCGGCCGCGCCCAGGACAAGGAGGACCTGATGGAGCGCCTGCGCGACCTCGGCTACATGTAA
- a CDS encoding DUF7110 family protein — protein sequence MTSRVYRLHSTLELPLEDAYDFFDDPKLPPEIADIDITRRNNTLIVSAVAEDETMSKYTPTAQLKASVTENRVYEEDPDEMGPPGAASTGSSGGPQWGTLEEEEEEIESELVEYACFKGDRETVLQNTALQYEMFEVLCEIAKVAEKGTLTAIAAVDDELTAVRIVDGEELPASINVVEDPSDDDENEGVNWRDNEFIN from the coding sequence ATGACCAGTCGCGTATACAGACTACATTCGACACTTGAACTGCCACTGGAAGACGCATACGATTTTTTCGACGACCCGAAACTCCCTCCCGAAATCGCGGACATTGACATCACCCGCCGGAACAACACGCTCATCGTCAGCGCCGTCGCCGAGGACGAGACGATGAGCAAGTACACGCCGACCGCACAGCTCAAGGCCAGCGTCACGGAGAATCGGGTCTACGAGGAGGACCCCGACGAGATGGGGCCGCCCGGCGCGGCCAGCACGGGGAGCAGCGGGGGGCCACAGTGGGGTACCCTCGAGGAGGAAGAGGAGGAGATCGAGTCCGAGCTCGTCGAGTACGCCTGTTTCAAGGGCGACCGCGAGACGGTGCTCCAGAACACCGCCCTCCAGTACGAGATGTTCGAGGTACTGTGTGAAATCGCGAAGGTGGCCGAGAAAGGGACGCTGACGGCTATCGCCGCCGTCGACGACGAGCTGACCGCCGTCCGCATCGTCGACGGCGAGGAACTGCCCGCCTCCATCAACGTCGTCGAGGACCCGTCCGACGACGACGAGAACGAGGGTGTCAACTGGCGGGACAACGAGTTCATCAACTAG
- a CDS encoding type I 3-dehydroquinate dehydratase, translated as MDFSSFTLLAAGDDLGIEPAAREDADGVELRMDMAEAPLAQLEAYDGELPVLVTNRVEWEGGGTADTAERLDTLETAVEFDAVEAVDLELAALEGEGDHDASRVAAHARDRGASVVVSAHDFEATPDRATLVDRLERACAVGDVGKVATTAHTPDDVLAVLAATRVLTTAGERVATMCMGEAGRHSRAVAPLYGSKIGYAPVDPAVATAPGQYDLATLRDLVEQLASEE; from the coding sequence ATGGACTTCAGCTCGTTTACACTGCTCGCGGCCGGCGACGACCTGGGGATCGAACCGGCCGCCCGCGAGGACGCCGACGGGGTCGAACTGCGCATGGACATGGCCGAGGCGCCACTGGCCCAGCTCGAGGCCTACGACGGCGAGCTCCCGGTGCTCGTGACCAACCGCGTCGAGTGGGAGGGTGGCGGGACGGCGGACACGGCCGAGCGACTCGACACACTGGAGACGGCCGTCGAGTTCGACGCCGTCGAGGCGGTCGACCTGGAACTCGCGGCACTCGAGGGGGAAGGGGACCACGATGCGAGCCGGGTTGCGGCCCACGCCCGCGACCGCGGGGCGTCGGTGGTCGTCTCGGCGCACGACTTCGAGGCGACCCCCGACCGTGCGACACTCGTCGACCGGCTGGAACGGGCCTGTGCGGTCGGGGACGTCGGGAAGGTAGCGACGACGGCCCACACCCCCGACGACGTGCTGGCCGTGCTGGCCGCGACCCGGGTGCTGACCACCGCCGGCGAGCGCGTCGCCACCATGTGCATGGGCGAAGCCGGGCGCCACTCACGGGCAGTGGCGCCGCTCTACGGGTCGAAGATCGGGTACGCGCCGGTCGACCCCGCTGTGGCGACGGCACCGGGCCAGTACGACCTGGCGACGCTCCGGGACCTGGTCGAGCAGCTGGCGAGCGAGGAGTAG
- a CDS encoding DNA-methyltransferase: protein METTHRIVTGDAREIPLPDDSVELVVTSPPYPMIEMWDDIFGALDPAIADALAAGDGDRAFSLMHDVLDEVWAEVDRVLAPGGIACINVGDATRSLSDGFRSYPNHAEITSRLTARGLRALPDILWRKPTNSGAKFMGSGMVPPNAYPTLEHEHVLIFRNGERRRLEPGADRRYESAYFWEERNEWFSDLWEFPGEVQDLDEGVRDRSGAYPLEVPYRLLSMFSVYGDTVLDPFLGTGTTTLAAMVAGRNSVGVERDADLVAALDRRVADVPERSAGVARDRLIAHREWVRARREAGEKPGYEAEHYDFAVNTRQEEQIRLYAVDEVDATGEGYRATHAPIEAGTF from the coding sequence CAGCGTGGAACTCGTCGTCACGTCCCCACCCTATCCGATGATAGAGATGTGGGACGACATCTTCGGGGCCCTCGACCCGGCCATCGCGGACGCCCTCGCGGCCGGCGACGGCGACCGCGCCTTCTCGCTGATGCACGACGTCTTGGACGAGGTCTGGGCCGAGGTAGACCGCGTCCTCGCGCCCGGGGGCATCGCCTGCATCAACGTCGGCGACGCGACCCGCTCGCTGTCCGACGGCTTCCGCTCGTACCCGAACCACGCCGAGATAACGTCCCGACTGACAGCGCGTGGCCTGCGGGCGCTGCCGGACATCCTCTGGCGCAAGCCGACCAACAGCGGCGCGAAGTTCATGGGCTCGGGGATGGTCCCGCCCAACGCCTACCCGACGCTCGAACACGAGCACGTGCTCATCTTCCGCAACGGCGAGCGCCGTCGACTGGAACCCGGCGCCGACCGGCGCTACGAGAGCGCGTACTTCTGGGAGGAGCGCAACGAGTGGTTCTCGGACCTCTGGGAGTTCCCCGGCGAGGTCCAGGACCTAGACGAGGGTGTCCGCGACCGGTCGGGAGCCTATCCGCTCGAAGTCCCGTACCGCCTGCTGTCGATGTTCTCGGTGTACGGCGACACCGTGCTCGACCCGTTCCTGGGGACGGGGACGACGACGCTCGCGGCGATGGTCGCCGGACGGAACTCCGTGGGCGTCGAGCGAGACGCTGACCTGGTCGCCGCGCTCGACCGGCGAGTCGCCGACGTCCCCGAGCGCTCGGCGGGGGTGGCCCGCGATCGCCTGATCGCTCACCGCGAGTGGGTCCGGGCCCGTCGCGAGGCCGGCGAGAAACCGGGCTACGAGGCCGAACACTACGACTTCGCGGTCAACACCAGACAGGAGGAACAGATCCGCCTGTACGCCGTCGACGAGGTCGACGCGACCGGCGAGGGGTACCGGGCGACCCACGCACCCATCGAGGCAGGGACGTTTTAG